The region GTTGCGGGTCAACCAGCCCCGTCAGGCGCGCAGCCGCGCCACGATGGAGCGCATCCTGTCTGCCGTCGAGCAACTGTTGGCCGAAAAGCCCTTCGACCAGATCACCATTGCCGAGATCTCCGCGCGGTCGTCGAGCGCGCCCACCGCCGTCTACGCACGCTTCTCCGACAAGATGGCCGTGCTGCTGGCTGTCCACGAGCGGTTCCGGGAGCGGACGGTCAGCAAGATCTTTGCCGCGATCGAGGACCCGGACCGGAAGAGCCTGCCGTTTGACGAGTTCCTGTTCTACGTGGCCAGGGAGATGGTCACGCTCTACCGGGACAACCGTCGACTGCTACGCAGTGTGCTGCTCGCCGACAACGCCGTGATGTACGCCCACGCGGCCGAGTTGGCGACCTCGTTGTCCATCGCGATCGCCGGACGGATGGCACCCTGCGTCACCGAGGAACAACGTCCCCGTGCCGAGCGCGACCTCGACTTCGCGATCCGTACGGCACTGGCCCTGGTGCAGCAGGAACTCATCTTCGGCGCGCAGCGGACCACCCGGTTCGACTACTCGGCAGAGGAGGTGCTGGAGCGCGTCATCCAGCTTCTGATGGGCGCCCTCGAACCCTATCTGGCAGCGGGGACGGCCGCACCGCAACGGTGAGACGTGGCTTACCTTGAGCAGCCGCCGCTTGACTTCAACCCCGGTTCACATCGGAGGCTCTTCCGGTGTCGACCGAACTGTCGTCGCCGCCGCAGGAGTCACCGAAGCGGCCGGCCGACGCCCCACGATCCCCGTCAGTGCCGGGACTCTTCACCGGCCGGTTCCGTGCACTGACGGTGGGTGCCGTGGCGCTGGTCTCGCTGTCGGCGTTCGAGGCGCTCGCCGTGGCGACCGCGATGCCGAGTGTGGCCCGCGCCCTGGACGGACTGGCGTTGTACGCCCTCGCCTTCGGTGGGCCCTTCGCGTCGGGCGTACTCGGCATGGTCGTCTCGGGCATCTGGAGCGACGCCCGGGGCCCGAGTGCGCCAATCCGACATGGCGTCTTCTGGTTCGTGGTCGGCCTGCTGATCGCCGGCAGTGCGCAGAGCATGGGACTGATCGTGCTCGGTCGTGCCGTACAGGGCTTCGGTTCGGCTCTGTTCTCCGTGGCGCTGTACGTCATGGTCGCGCACGCGTACCCGGAGGAGTTGCACCGACGCATCTTCGCGGCCTTCGCGGCGGCCTGGGTGGTGCCGTCGTTGGTCGGCCCGGCTATCGCCGGCCTGATCGTCCAGTACGTCGGTTGGCGCTGGGTGTTCCTGGCGGTGCCGCTCCTGGCGGTGCCCGCACTGGCGCTGATCCAGCCTGCGCTGCGGCGACTCGACGGGGCGACCACCAACAGGCCGGTGGCTCCCGGTTCGGCCCGACGCATCGGCTGGGCGTTCGGGGCGGCGGCGAGTGCCGCGCTGTTGCACTACGGGGGGCAACAGCGCGGCCCGCTGGCCGTGGCCCTGCTCGCGGCGGCGCTCGTCGGGCTCGGTGTCTGCGTACCCCGGTTGCTGCCGGCCGGCTTCCTGCGGATCCGGCGCGGACTGCCGACGGTGATCGCCATACGTGGCCTCGCCTCGGCGGCGTTCGTCGGCGCGGAGGTCTTCATTCCGCTGTTGTTGTCCCGGGAACGCGGTCTCTCCCCGGCAGCGGCGGGCTTCGCCCTCATGGCGGGCGCACTGTCCTGGTCCGCCGGTTCGGCGGCACAGAGTCGGTTGCAAGAGCCGAGGCTACGTGCTGCCCTGCCTCGGGTCGGCATGCTACTTATCGCACTCGGGATCGGATTCGTGGCGACCGCCGTCTGGCATTCGGTGCCGGTTCTCGTCGGCGTCCTGGCCTGGGGCGTGGCGGGCCTGGGAATGGGCCTGGTCTTTCCCACCCTCTCCGTCCTGACGCTCGAACTGTCCGCCCCTGGCGAGCAGGGCCGTAACAGTTCCGCACTGCAGTTGGGGGACTCGCTCTTCTCCGCCACGGTCCTCGCGCTCAGCGGGGCGCTGCTCGCCGCGACGGCGGTGCCGGGTCCGTCGACCTATCTCGCCGGGTTCGCGGTTGCCGCCGTACTCGCGCTGTCCGGAGCGGCGATCTCGGGACGGGTCCGTCCGGGCACCGGCGCGTAGCCCCGTACCGGTTCGCCGCCTGCCCCACCGGTGAGGCGTACGTCAGTCCCGCTGCGCCTGCGGCCAGGCGGCGAACGCCTGGTCGAGTACGGAGATCAACCGCTCGTACGAGCGGTCGACGTCCTGGGGCAGTCCGAAGCCACCGGCCGCCTCCAGCGAGACGAAGCCGTGCAGGGCGCTGCGCAGCGACCGGGTGGCGTCCACCAGTTGGTCGGCGGTGAGGCCGTATCCGGCGAGAACGGCGTAGACGATCCGGACCGCCCGGTCACTGGCGGCGAGGTACGCGGTGTCGTCGCTGGATGCCGCCGATCGGAGGGTGGCCGCGTAGCTACCCGGATGGTTGCTGGCGTAGGTCCGGTAGGCGCTGGCCAGGTGTTGCAACGCGATCGACCCGGATCGCCCCACCGTCGCCTCGCTGAGATGATCGGACAGCTCGTCGAGGGCCCGAATGGCGAGCAGACGGTGCAGGTCGTCGAGACCCCGGACGTGCTTGTAGAGGCTGGGTAACGCCACCCCGAGCCGTTGGGCGACAGCGGCCAGGGTGAGCCGGTCGAGGCCGCCCTCGTCGGCGAGCTGGGCGGCTTCGGCGACGACCCGCGCGGGCGTCAGGCCGGCCCTAGCCACGGTCGTAGACCTTGTTGAGGAAGGAGACCAGCACCGGGTTGACCACCTCGGGATATTCCGCCATCGGGTAGTGACCGGAGTGGGGCACCATGAGCAGTTCGCCGTTGAGACGTTCGGCGACGAATCGTGCCTCGGCCGTCGGGTCGGGGAAGTCGCTGTCCTTCTCACCCATCACCACCAGCGTGGGCGCGATGACCTGACCCAGCCGCTCCTCAGCCGGCCGGTGGCTGGTCCGCGTGATCTTGATGAACGAGCGCCAGTGGTCACCCCGACGCATGCTCTCCCGAATGCGGGCCAGATGTGCTGCCTGGTCGGCGGGCGGGCGACCGGGGTAGAGCTTGCGGTAGTAGGTCTGCCAGGCGGCGGGCCCCCAGGGCTTGAGGAGTAGCAGCCGGAGCAGGAGGGGCATCAGCGGGTTGCTCTGTGGGTCGCGGACGAACGGCCCCATCAGCGCGAGACCGGCGACCTTGGCCGGGTCCTCCGCGGCGGCCCAGACCGAGGCACCGGCTCCCATCGACTGTCCGATGACAAATGCCCGACCGCCGAGGTGTTCGATCAGTGCCAGCACGTCGCTGCCCACGGCCACGTCGTCGTAGCGGCTGAAGCCGTCGTCGCTGTCGCCGTGTCCGCGCAGGTCCATGGTTGCCACGCGGTAGCCCGCCTCGACCAGGGCGGGGACGGTGAACCGGTAGGCCGAACGTAGATCACCCATGCCGGGCACGGCCACCACGAGCGGGCCCTCGCCGTGCACCTCGTAGGCGATCCGTCCGTCGTCCCGCATCAAATAGCTAGTTGTCATAGCTAAAAAGCTAACCGTATTAGCTTTGTTCGTCAAGCGCGCTACCAGCCCCGACCCGATGGCCGCGCGTCTCTAACGGGCGATTTGGGGGCAGGCGAGAGATTTTCCGGTCCGTTGTCGCCCTACAGTGGGCGGCATGGTTGATGTCTTCTTCGTGTTGGTTTTGTACATTTTTGGCTTCGTCCTTCTGTACGGGGTCGTCCGGCTGGCCGTGAAGCACGCCATCGAGGACGCCACGCACCGACAACATCGGAGGGCCCTACCGGAGGAGATCTTCTTCCCCGGCGGCTGATCCGCGTGCGGCAGGCGGGTGACGGTGCGGGTCGGTCGAGAGGCGACCGTTCACCGGTGCGAGGATCGGCAGCGTGATCGGAACCCTGCGCGCCGAACCCGCCCGCACCCGCCCCGACCTGCTAGCCCCACCCGTGGTCGCCCTACTCGGGGGCTGGCCGGCCGACACCCCGGTGCAGGTCGATGAGGTGCTGGTCGCCCCGATCGACGCCGAACTCGCCGACACGGCGGCCTTCTGTGCGGCGTACGACGTCGGGCTCGACGCTGCCGCCAACTGTGTCGTGGTCTCCGGCAAGCGAGACGGGGTGCCCCGGTACGCCGCCTGCGTCGTGCTGGCCACCACCCGGGTCGACGTGAACGGGGTGGCGCGCCGGCAGCTCGACGTACGCAAGGCGAGCTTCGCGCCGATGGTTGAGGCGGTGGAACTGACCGGGATGGAGTACGGCGGAATCACCCCGATCGGGCTGCCCGAACAGTGGCCGATCCTGGTCGACTCGCGAGTGGTCGACGTGCCGTACGTGATCGTCGGTTCCGGGGTGCGGCGCAGCAAGGTCGTCATACCTGGACGGGCCCTGGCCGCACTGCCGAGCGCCCAGGTGATCGAAGGGTTGGCGAAGTCGGCTGCCTCGGCCTGAGTCGAGGCAGCCGACGGGAAACCGAGACGGTCGACACTGCCTGAGGCGGTCGACGGCACCCGCCGAAACTAGCGGGTGCCGTCGATGTTGTTGCACGTGAAACCAACCGCAGGTGACTACGCGTCGCTTGTCGGTCTCCGTGGGTGCTGCGGGTCCGCCGCCCGCTATGCGTTGCTGTTCGCCTCCCGCTGGGCCACCTCGGCAAGTGCGGCGCGCAACACGTCCGGCTCCTGCGCGCCGGTGACGGCGTACTTCCCGGCGAGGACGAAGGTCGGCACGCTCGTCACGCCCAACTCGCGGGCGGTGGCCAGCGCCGTGCGTACCTCGGGCTCCCCGTCGGTGGAGTCGAGGAACTGGCGTACCTCGGTTTCGTCGAGGCCGACCCCGGCGCCGATGGTGGCGAGTGCGTCCCGTGATCCGATGTCCACACCGTCGGTGAAGTAGGCGCGATAGAGCCCTTCGACGGTCTCGGCCGCGTAACCACGCGAGTCGGCCAACCGCACAAGCCGGTGGGCGTCGAAGGTGTTCGCCGTCACCGCCCGGTCGAACCGTAGTTCCAGGCCATCCCTGGCGGCGACGCCGGTGGTGTGAGCAAGCATCTGCTCGGCCTTCTCGGCGCCACCGAACTTCTCGGCGAGCGACTCGACCAGCGGTCGAGGCTCGGGGACCGGTGACGGGTCAAGCTGGAATGGCCGGAACCCGACCGTCACGTCACCCTCGAAGGATTCAAGGGCGCGCTCCAACCGGTGCTTTCCGATGTAGCACCACGGGCAGACCACGTCGGCGTAGACCTCAATCTCCATGACCGAAGACAACATCGCGGATCAGGCGATCTGTTCCCGTACCTGGCGCTTGAGTCGGGCCAGAATGGCGGTGCCACCGCGTACCCGCAGCGGGCTGATCGCCTCGGCGAGGCCCATCCGCTGGTAAAGATCGTCGGGTACGGCCAGCACCTCGTCGGCGCTCGCGCCCGCCAGCCCTTCGGCCAGAATGCCAGCGAACGCCCGGGTGGTGGGTGCCTCGGGCGGGCAGTCGAACCAGGTGGTGACCGTACGGTCCGGCGCCACCTCGGCCCGCAGGAAGAACACCGTCTGGCACTCCGGCACCTGCTCCATTCCGGCCCGGTCGGCCAGGGCGGCGGGCAGCGGCGGGACGCTGTCGGCGAATTCCAGCAACATCTCCAGTACGACGTCTCGCGGAGCGGACGCGAACTCCTCGACGATCTCGGCGAGTTTCGGTGGCATGAGGCCCAGGCTACCGGTGTTAGGGCGGGCCCTTGACCGGCTGAAAGCGACAAGAAGGGGGCCCTTCCTTGCCTGGGGATGGGAGGTGGGTGGGCGGTATCGTTTGCGGTTGCCGCACACGCGAGAAGGTGATTCTGCGGTTGCCGCACACGCGAGAGGTGAACAGGTGAAGGCCACGGAACTGTCGATCTCCGGCGCATGGGAGTTTCTTCCGCAGCAGTTTCCCGACGATCGCGGCAACTTCGCCGTCTGGTACGACGCTGCCGCCTTCGCCGACGCCCTCGGCTTCGAGTTGACTGTCGCGCAGACCAACCACAGCGTCTCCCGGCGGGGTGTGGTCCGGGGCGTGCACTGGGCGGACGTGCCCATCGGGCAGGGCAAGTACGTCTACTGCCCGCAGGGTGCGCTGCTGGACTTCATCGTCGACCTGCGGGTCGGTTCACCGACGTTCGGGCAGCACGAGGTCGTACGGCTGGACCCCGTCGACTTCCGGGCGGTCTATCTGTCGGAGGGCCTGGGCCACGCCTTCGTCGCACTCGAAGACGACACGGTGATGAGCTATCTCTGCTCGGCCCGCTACGCGCCCACCCGGGAGCGGATCGTCAACGCCCTCGACGAGGACCTGGCGCTGCCGATTCCTTCCGACACCACACCGATCCTCTCCGAGCGCGACGCCAACGGGCCGGGGCTGATCGAACTGCGGGACGCGGGGCTGCTGCCGTCGTATGACGACTGCCAGCAGCTCTACCAGTTGCTGCGCAACGGTCAGCGGCCCCAACTGGACGGCTGAAGCTGACAGCCCAACTGGACGGCTGAAGCTGACAGTGTGGGGCCGCCACGAATAGGCGGTGCGGATGTCGGCGTCGCCACTTCCGTACCGGCCCAGGGGACGACCGGCGATGGGTGGCTGACACACTCCGACGGATTCTGGTGACGAGGTCGGGAAGTAAGGGCAAGGAGGCGCGGGTGCGCTGGCGCAGCTTCGTGGCGGTCGGGGACAGCTTCACCGAGGGAATGAACGACGCGTACCCGGACGGCACCTATCGAGGGTGGGCAGACCTGGTCGCGACGCGGCTGGCCGTCGAGGCCGGACCGGAGTTCGGGTACGCCAACCTCGCCATCCGGGGGCGGCTCTTTCCCAACGTCGTGGCCGAGCAGGTGCCGGCCGCGCTGGCCATGCGCCCCGACCTGATCAGTTTCGCCGCCGGCGGCAACGACGTGTTGCGCCGCAACTTCGACGCGAACACGCTGGTCGAGCGTTTCGACGGGGTGATCGGTGAGCTGCGGGCGACCGGTGCCGACGTACTGATCTTCCGGTTCGCCGACGTGATGGCGCGGCTGCCCGGCCAGCGGCTGGTCGCCCCCCGCGTCACGCTGTTGAACCGGATGGTGGGCGAAACTGCCGAGCGGCACGGCGCGATGCTGGTGGACCTGTACGCCGACGACGAGTTCCTCAATCCGGTGCTGTGGAGTGCGGACCGGTTGCACCTGTCGCCCGCCGGGCACCGGCGGGTCGCCGCGCACGTGTTGAGTGCGTTGGGGCTGGCGCCGGACGAGCAGTGGCTGGTCGTACCGCCCCGGCCCGCGCCGACGCCGTGGCTGGCGGCACGCGGTGCCGACCTGCGGTGGGCTGGGCAGCACCTGGCACCGTGGATCAAGCGGCGGATGACCGGCCGGTCCTCCGGCGACACGGTGACCGCCAAGCGGCCGGTGCTGACCCCGTTCACCGACTGAGCGGGTTCAGGTTCGGGAAGCGGGGCGGGTCGGACGGCGTACGGTGGGCTGATGGCAGTGCCGAACGATCCCGCGCCCGACCTACAGGCGTACGCCGATCCGCAGCGGCTGGTGACCACCGAATGGCTCGCCGCCAACCTCGACACGGACGGCCTGGTCGTCGTGGAGTCGGACGAGGACGTGTTGCTCTACGACACCGGGCACATCCCCGGCGCGGTCAAGGTCGACTGGCATCTCGAACTCAACGACCAGGTGACCCGGGACTACCTACACCCGACGGACTTCGCCGAGCTGTGCTCCGCCAAGGGCATCGACCCGGACGACACGATCGTCTTCTACGGCGACAACTTCAACTGGTGGGCAACGTACGCGTTCTGGGTCTTCTCCCTCTTCGGCCACGCGGACCTGCGGCTGCTCGACGGTGGCCGGCAGAAGTGGGTGGCCGAGGGGCGGGAGTTGACCCGGGACCGGCCCACCCGACCCCGGACCGACTACCCGGTCCCGGACCGTGACGACGCGCCGATCCGGGCCTTTCGCGACCAGGTGATGGCGCACATCGCGGCCGGCCGTCCGCTGGTGGACGTCCGGTCCCCCGCCGAGTACACCGGCGACATGCTGCACATGCCGGACTATCCGCAGGAGGGCGCACTACGTGGCGGTCATGTGCCGGGTGCGGTGAACGTGCCGTGGAAGTCGGCCGCCAACCCCGACGGTACGTTCAAGCGCCCCGACGAACTACGCGTGATCTACGCCGACGAGCAGGGGCTGACCCCCGCCGACGACGTGATCGCCTACTGCCGGATCGGCGAGCGGTCCAGCCACACCTGGTTCGTCCTGCACCACCTGCTCGGCTATCCGCAGGTACGTAACTACGACGGATCCTGGACCGAGTGGGGCAACCTGGTCCGCGCCCCGGTGGTGCGGGGCGACCAGCCCGGCGGGCTGCCCCGATGACCACCGCAGGGTCCTGGCTGGAGGGTTACCCGGTCGTCGTCCGCACCTGACCGCTGCACGGTCCGTGTGCCTGACCGCTGGATGGTCCCGGGACGCTGATCGATAGCCTGCGGGGATGGTTCAGGTGTGGCGGGACTGGGGTGGCGTCGTACTGGTTTCGTTGGCCGGTCTGCCGCTGGCGGCCCTGATCGCCTTCCTGCTGGTCCGGCGGCGCATCGCCCGCTCGATGCCGGTACGGCAGGCGTGGTGGCGCAGCGTCGCCGAGGTGGGCATGGTGGTCGGCACCCTGCCCTGGGTGTGGATGATCCTGACCCCGCTGGACGCGCCCCGCCTGGTACACCTGATCCCGTTGCGCGACCTGTACCTCCAGGTGACCACCACCTCGCCCACGTTCGTGGCGGTGCAGGCCGGCGGCAACCTGCTGGTCTTCGCCGCACTGGGTTTCTTTGCGCCGATCCGGTTTCCCGCCCTGGCCGGGGTGGGGCGTCTCCTCGCCCTCGGCGCCGCCGGGTCGATCGTGGTGGAGACCCTTCAGTTCACGCTCGACATCGGGCGGGTGACCTCTGTGGACGATGTGCTGATCAACGCCGTCGGAGCGGCGCTCGCCGGGCTGCTGTCCCGGCCGTGGTGGGCGTCGGGAGCGCCGGTTCCGGCCAGCGTCGCCCCCGTACGCGCTGAGGCGGGCTAGTCGATCTACACGCGTCAGGTCGGGTTACCCGACCTGATCCGGCGGGACGGGGCGGCTCAGCGTCCGCCACGATCCGAGGGTGGCGAGGGCGAGGACGGCGGTTGCGGCGTAGACGACCACGGGCAGCCCGTACGCCTGCGCGGCGAAGCCGCCCAGCGCCGCGCCGACCGGGGCGGTGAGCAGGCCGACGGTCCGCTGCGCGCTGCCCACCCGACCGAGCAGTTCGGCCGGTACGTTGCGTTGGCCGTACGCCGCCCACAACGCGTTCCACATTGCCGTACCGGCGGAGAAGACGGCCAGCGCCGCAGCCCCCGGGATCGGGTGACGGGAGAACGCGAGCCCGGCCAGCGCCAGGGTCTGCCCAGCCAGCACCCAGCGCAGCCCGGCGAGGGTGCCGAACCGTCGGGCCAGCCGGCCGGCTCCGAGTGCACCGAGCAGCGTGCCGACGACTGCGGCGGCCATGAACACGCCGTAGCCCGCCTCGGTGACGCCGAGTACGTCGAGTGCGTACAGCACCAGCACCGCGATCATGGCGCTGATGGCGAGGTTGGTGACCGCAGTCAATCCGGTGATCACGCGTAGCGTGGGCTCCTGCCTAATCCAGCGCAGCCCGTCGCCGGCTTCCCGCCACAGACTCCGCCCGCCGGGCTTCGCCATGCTGCCGGGCTTCGCCATGCTGCCGGGCGACCGGCCCGCCGCTTTGCTGAGGCCCGGTGAGGCGGGCCGCAGGGTCAGGGCCAGCAGGGCGGCGACGGCGAAGGAGACCGCGTCGACGGCGAACGGCAGCGCTGCGGCGATCGCGAAGAGCACCCCGGCGGCGGGTGCACCGACGAACCCGCGGGCCAATGCCGTACCGGCCTGCAACCGCCCGTTCGCCAGCGCCAACCGGTCGGCGGGCACCACTGCGGGCAGCATCGCGAAGGCGGAGGCGTCGAAGAACGTACCGAGGGTGGCCAGGAGGAAGGCACATCCGGCGAGTACGGCGATGCTTGCCTGCCCGGTGGCCACCAGCACCGCGAATCCGGCGACCAGGAGCGCCCGCAGCCCGTCCACCAACGCCATGGTGCGTCGACGGTCCCACCGGTCGGCGTACACCCCGCCGATCAGACCGAACAGCAGCGGCGGTAGTTGACCGGCGACGACCACGGCCGCGATCGTCCGGGGGTCACGGCTCAACGTGGCGGCGAGTAGGGCGAGCGCCGGGGTGCGCAGCGCATCCCCAAGTTGGGAGAGTACCGCTGCCGACCAGAGTCGCCAGAAGGCACCGCCGAGCCGACCGGAGCTTTGCCCGGTCTCCGGGGCTACCGCCGCAGTTGTGTCCGTCATGCCTGCTTCCTCCCATCCGCCGTCGCCCGAATGGGCGGCTGGCCACGGGGTGTGACGCTGGGGGGTGGAGCAGGTCGAGGGTCAAGTCGTCGGTCCGAACCGCGCCAGGGAAATCGGGGCGGCGGACTGTCGGTGATCACCGGTACGGTAGGCGCCGGCAGCGCACCGAAAAGAGACGGCAGCGCACCGGGAGAGAGCCGACCGGCACGGACCGGGAGAGTAGAAGAGCGTGGATCACACCTTCCAGGTCGACCTGCGGGGCATCGTCGACCTGTTGAGCCATCACCTGTACGGCAGCCCTCGGGTCTATCTGCGGGAACTGCTACAAAACGCGGTAGACGCGATTACCGCCCGACGGGCCAACGAGCCCACCGCTCCGGCGGTGGTCCGGATCCAGCCGCCCACGTCCACCGGAGACGGGACCCTACGGGTGACCGACACCGGCGTCGGGCTCACCGAGGCGCAGGTGCACGAGTTGCTGGCCACCATCGGTCGCAGCTCCAAACGGGACGAATTGGGATTTGCCCGGCACGAGTTCCTCGGTCAGTTCGGCATCGGACTGCTCTCCTGCTTCCTGGTCGCCGACGAGATCCGGGTGCAGACCCGGCACGGCGACGAGCCGACGGTCCTGTGGACCGGCTACGCCGACGGCCGATACGGCATCCAATTGGCACCAGCCGGCACCGGCCGGGCGGAGCAGGGCA is a window of Micromonospora polyrhachis DNA encoding:
- a CDS encoding TetR/AcrR family transcriptional regulator: MKELRVNQPRQARSRATMERILSAVEQLLAEKPFDQITIAEISARSSSAPTAVYARFSDKMAVLLAVHERFRERTVSKIFAAIEDPDRKSLPFDEFLFYVAREMVTLYRDNRRLLRSVLLADNAVMYAHAAELATSLSIAIAGRMAPCVTEEQRPRAERDLDFAIRTALALVQQELIFGAQRTTRFDYSAEEVLERVIQLLMGALEPYLAAGTAAPQR
- a CDS encoding MFS transporter, translated to MSTELSSPPQESPKRPADAPRSPSVPGLFTGRFRALTVGAVALVSLSAFEALAVATAMPSVARALDGLALYALAFGGPFASGVLGMVVSGIWSDARGPSAPIRHGVFWFVVGLLIAGSAQSMGLIVLGRAVQGFGSALFSVALYVMVAHAYPEELHRRIFAAFAAAWVVPSLVGPAIAGLIVQYVGWRWVFLAVPLLAVPALALIQPALRRLDGATTNRPVAPGSARRIGWAFGAAASAALLHYGGQQRGPLAVALLAAALVGLGVCVPRLLPAGFLRIRRGLPTVIAIRGLASAAFVGAEVFIPLLLSRERGLSPAAAGFALMAGALSWSAGSAAQSRLQEPRLRAALPRVGMLLIALGIGFVATAVWHSVPVLVGVLAWGVAGLGMGLVFPTLSVLTLELSAPGEQGRNSSALQLGDSLFSATVLALSGALLAATAVPGPSTYLAGFAVAAVLALSGAAISGRVRPGTGA
- a CDS encoding TetR/AcrR family transcriptional regulator is translated as MARAGLTPARVVAEAAQLADEGGLDRLTLAAVAQRLGVALPSLYKHVRGLDDLHRLLAIRALDELSDHLSEATVGRSGSIALQHLASAYRTYASNHPGSYAATLRSAASSDDTAYLAASDRAVRIVYAVLAGYGLTADQLVDATRSLRSALHGFVSLEAAGGFGLPQDVDRSYERLISVLDQAFAAWPQAQRD
- a CDS encoding alpha/beta fold hydrolase, with the protein product MTTSYLMRDDGRIAYEVHGEGPLVVAVPGMGDLRSAYRFTVPALVEAGYRVATMDLRGHGDSDDGFSRYDDVAVGSDVLALIEHLGGRAFVIGQSMGAGASVWAAAEDPAKVAGLALMGPFVRDPQSNPLMPLLLRLLLLKPWGPAAWQTYYRKLYPGRPPADQAAHLARIRESMRRGDHWRSFIKITRTSHRPAEERLGQVIAPTLVVMGEKDSDFPDPTAEARFVAERLNGELLMVPHSGHYPMAEYPEVVNPVLVSFLNKVYDRG
- a CDS encoding YbaK/EbsC family protein, with the translated sequence MGTLRAEPARTRPDLLAPPVVALLGGWPADTPVQVDEVLVAPIDAELADTAAFCAAYDVGLDAAANCVVVSGKRDGVPRYAACVVLATTRVDVNGVARRQLDVRKASFAPMVEAVELTGMEYGGITPIGLPEQWPILVDSRVVDVPYVIVGSGVRRSKVVIPGRALAALPSAQVIEGLAKSAASA
- a CDS encoding DsbA family oxidoreductase, producing MEIEVYADVVCPWCYIGKHRLERALESFEGDVTVGFRPFQLDPSPVPEPRPLVESLAEKFGGAEKAEQMLAHTTGVAARDGLELRFDRAVTANTFDAHRLVRLADSRGYAAETVEGLYRAYFTDGVDIGSRDALATIGAGVGLDETEVRQFLDSTDGEPEVRTALATARELGVTSVPTFVLAGKYAVTGAQEPDVLRAALAEVAQREANSNA
- a CDS encoding SufE family protein — its product is MPPKLAEIVEEFASAPRDVVLEMLLEFADSVPPLPAALADRAGMEQVPECQTVFFLRAEVAPDRTVTTWFDCPPEAPTTRAFAGILAEGLAGASADEVLAVPDDLYQRMGLAEAISPLRVRGGTAILARLKRQVREQIA
- a CDS encoding dTDP-4-dehydrorhamnose 3,5-epimerase family protein; its protein translation is MKATELSISGAWEFLPQQFPDDRGNFAVWYDAAAFADALGFELTVAQTNHSVSRRGVVRGVHWADVPIGQGKYVYCPQGALLDFIVDLRVGSPTFGQHEVVRLDPVDFRAVYLSEGLGHAFVALEDDTVMSYLCSARYAPTRERIVNALDEDLALPIPSDTTPILSERDANGPGLIELRDAGLLPSYDDCQQLYQLLRNGQRPQLDG
- a CDS encoding SGNH/GDSL hydrolase family protein, whose translation is MRWRSFVAVGDSFTEGMNDAYPDGTYRGWADLVATRLAVEAGPEFGYANLAIRGRLFPNVVAEQVPAALAMRPDLISFAAGGNDVLRRNFDANTLVERFDGVIGELRATGADVLIFRFADVMARLPGQRLVAPRVTLLNRMVGETAERHGAMLVDLYADDEFLNPVLWSADRLHLSPAGHRRVAAHVLSALGLAPDEQWLVVPPRPAPTPWLAARGADLRWAGQHLAPWIKRRMTGRSSGDTVTAKRPVLTPFTD
- a CDS encoding sulfurtransferase — translated: MAVPNDPAPDLQAYADPQRLVTTEWLAANLDTDGLVVVESDEDVLLYDTGHIPGAVKVDWHLELNDQVTRDYLHPTDFAELCSAKGIDPDDTIVFYGDNFNWWATYAFWVFSLFGHADLRLLDGGRQKWVAEGRELTRDRPTRPRTDYPVPDRDDAPIRAFRDQVMAHIAAGRPLVDVRSPAEYTGDMLHMPDYPQEGALRGGHVPGAVNVPWKSAANPDGTFKRPDELRVIYADEQGLTPADDVIAYCRIGERSSHTWFVLHHLLGYPQVRNYDGSWTEWGNLVRAPVVRGDQPGGLPR
- a CDS encoding VanZ family protein; amino-acid sequence: MVQVWRDWGGVVLVSLAGLPLAALIAFLLVRRRIARSMPVRQAWWRSVAEVGMVVGTLPWVWMILTPLDAPRLVHLIPLRDLYLQVTTTSPTFVAVQAGGNLLVFAALGFFAPIRFPALAGVGRLLALGAAGSIVVETLQFTLDIGRVTSVDDVLINAVGAALAGLLSRPWWASGAPVPASVAPVRAEAG
- a CDS encoding MFS transporter, which codes for MTDTTAAVAPETGQSSGRLGGAFWRLWSAAVLSQLGDALRTPALALLAATLSRDPRTIAAVVVAGQLPPLLFGLIGGVYADRWDRRRTMALVDGLRALLVAGFAVLVATGQASIAVLAGCAFLLATLGTFFDASAFAMLPAVVPADRLALANGRLQAGTALARGFVGAPAAGVLFAIAAALPFAVDAVSFAVAALLALTLRPASPGLSKAAGRSPGSMAKPGSMAKPGGRSLWREAGDGLRWIRQEPTLRVITGLTAVTNLAISAMIAVLVLYALDVLGVTEAGYGVFMAAAVVGTLLGALGAGRLARRFGTLAGLRWVLAGQTLALAGLAFSRHPIPGAAALAVFSAGTAMWNALWAAYGQRNVPAELLGRVGSAQRTVGLLTAPVGAALGGFAAQAYGLPVVVYAATAVLALATLGSWRTLSRPVPPDQVG